ATTCGCGGGGTGGTGAGCCCGCTCGACTTCCGCGCCGGCCGGCGTGCGGTGCTGGCGGCCGGGCGCACCTACACCGGGCTGAAGTACGACAGTGCCGGCAACCGGACCGCCACCGTGCAGGTCACCGCCCGCGTCACGTACGACGCCGCCGCCTGGATCCGTGGCGTACCCCACCTGCGGATCCAGAGCGGGAGGCTCCGGGGGTACTGGGTCGCGCAGGCCCACCTGACGAAGGTGGCCTGAGCCCGCAGGGTCGGTTTGCCTCGGTACGACCTCGGTCCGGCCACGGTGCGGCCGTACGGCGACCGGAGACCGGTCCGGGTGCGACCCGGGTGCGCCCGGCGGCGGTCGGCGGCGGCTGACCGGCACTACCAGAACCGGGCCCGATGTGGGAGCCGTCAGCGCGAACTGTGCCGACGTCGGTCATTGCTCCATGAGTATCTCCAAATGCCTAACGTAACTGCCCCCGGACAGGCACACTGGATCACGCCGATCTTCCCCAGGGGAGGAGATGTGCCGTGCCGGTCTTCGTGCTCTTGTCAGCGGCTCTTCGAGCCGACGCATCACCGCCAGCAAGCCCGGGTCCGGGTGGGCACTCGCAGGAAACCACCGTCCACACCGGGCAGTACGCCACCGGGCCTGGCGTGCCGCCCACCGAGTCCGCTGCCGCGTCGACCGGGTCGGGTCCCGCCGGGTCCGATTCTGCCGACCTGCCTGCGGACGTGCCTGCCGGGTCGCCGGTAGCCACCGAGGCTCCGACTGCTCCGGGGTCCGCTGAGGCCACCGAGGCCGCCGAGGAGGAGTTGCCCTCTCTGGACGAACTCAGTGACCGGGCGCCTGATCTGGTCCGCCAGTACCTCCGGGAGATCGGCCGGGTGCCGCTGCTGTCCGCGCAGGAGGAGGTCGACCTCGCGCGCTCGATCGAGGCCGGGCTGTTCGCCGAACGCCATCTCGTCGAGGGCGGTCCCGTACAGGCCACGCAGGAGGAGCTGGAGATGCTGGTCCTGCTGGGCCGCGCCGCCAAGCGGCACCTGATCGAGGCCAACCTGCGGCTGGTCGTCTCGGTGGCCAAGCGGTGCACCGGACGCGGCCTGCCCCTGCTGGACCTCATCCAGGAAGGCAACCTCGGCCTGATCCGGGCGGTGGAGAAGTTCGACTACACCCGGGGCTACAAGTTCTCCACGTACGCCACCTGGTGGATCCGGCAGGCGATCTCCCGGGCGATCGCCGACCAGTCCCGGGCCATCCGGGTGCCGGTGCACGTGGTGGACGCGATCAACCGCGTGCTGCGCGCGCAGCGGCAGCTGTTCCAGCAGCTCGGCCGGGACCCGCTGATCGAGGAGGTCGCCGAGGTCGTGGGGCTGGACCCCGACCGGGCCAGCGAGCTGCTGCGGCTGGCGCGGGAGCCGGTGTCCCTGCACACCCCCATCGGTGAGATGGAGGCGTCGGAGCTCGGTGACCTGATCGAGGACCTGGACGCGGTGGCCCCACTGGACGCCGCGGCCGCCTCGCTGATGCGTGAACACATCGAGTCGGCGCTGGCTCAGCTGGGCGAGCGGGAGCGGTACGTCGTCCAGATGCGGTACGGCCTCACCGACGGGCAGATCCACACGTTGGAGGAGGTCGGCCGCCGGTTCGGTGTCACCCGCGAGCGCGTACGCCAGATCGAGGCGAAGACGCTGGCCAAGCTGCGGGGCGGAAGCTGGGCGCCTGGCCTTCGGGAGTATCTCGCCTGAGGCGGGCCCGGCTCGGCATCCGGAGTACTCGTGCGGCCCTCGGGCTCTGAGGTGCCGAGGTGGTGTCGGACACGTGGGCTGGGCGCCGGGCGGTCCGGTCGATGCCGGACGGCCCGGCGCCCACGCGTGCCCGCTACCGTGAACCCGTGCGTCGTCGGCAAAGTCCTCCGCGCGAGGTGAAGAACGCCCTGGCCCTGCGTCCCCACGAGCGGATTCTCGCCGCCGCGCGGACCGCGACCGAGGAGTGGGTGGTGGCCACCGACCGGCGGCTGCACCTGCCCGAACCCGGCGGTGCCGACACCTTTGCGGGCATCCCGTGGGAACAGGTCGAGCACGCCGAATGGGACCGCGACGAGGAGGTCCTGCGGGTCACCGCCGCCGCGCCGCTCGGGCAGCCGATGCCGACGTGGCGGCTGCGGTTCGACCCACCCGACCAGCGGCTGCTGGCGCTGATCCGCGAACGCATCACCGCGAGCGTGGTCACCGAACGCCACGTGCCGCTGCGGGGGCGTCTGGGCGTACGCGTGATCGCCCGCCGGCCGCCCGCCGGTGACCCTGACGCGGCCGACGGCGGGATCGTCTGGGCGATCGCCTTCGACGAGGGGCTGGACCCGAACGACCCGGACGTCCTCGACGCCGCCCACCGAGCCCTCGCGACCGTTCGGGCGGAGATCGAGCCGTGACCCGGCGGGCGGTCGGGCCCGTCGTGCTCGCCGTCGTCCTCGTGGCGATGGCGGTGCTCGGTGCCTGCACGCCGAGCGCGGGTGACCTGACCGCCCCGACCGCCCGTCCCGGCGACACCCCGACCACCGGTGGGGAAGCCGTTCCGCCGCAGACCCCGCCGCCACGTCCGCGCGGGCCGTCCGGATGCGCGGTCAGCGGTGGTCCCGGCGGTGGCGGTGACGCCGGTTCGAAGGTGTCGTACGAACAA
This is a stretch of genomic DNA from Actinopolymorpha sp. NPDC004070. It encodes these proteins:
- a CDS encoding RNA polymerase sigma factor encodes the protein MPSLDELSDRAPDLVRQYLREIGRVPLLSAQEEVDLARSIEAGLFAERHLVEGGPVQATQEELEMLVLLGRAAKRHLIEANLRLVVSVAKRCTGRGLPLLDLIQEGNLGLIRAVEKFDYTRGYKFSTYATWWIRQAISRAIADQSRAIRVPVHVVDAINRVLRAQRQLFQQLGRDPLIEEVAEVVGLDPDRASELLRLAREPVSLHTPIGEMEASELGDLIEDLDAVAPLDAAAASLMREHIESALAQLGERERYVVQMRYGLTDGQIHTLEEVGRRFGVTRERVRQIEAKTLAKLRGGSWAPGLREYLA